GGAGAGACACAgagtgagagacagagagatagacagaggtagacaaacatacagacagacagaggcagagaccgacagacagaccgaccgacagacagacagacagacagatagagacagccggacagacagacagacagagacagaataATTAGAGTTTTGGACTGGATATAGAATAACGTTTGTTCTTATTTTGACATCTTTTAGGCTACAGTTTTACAACATAGAGGACCACAACAGACGCGTAGAGATGCTGGTATGCAATCATTGTTGTTATAGACCTCTGTGTTTACTTAACACTGACAGACTTGTACATCGTACATATACATTGGTTTTAATCTTGTCAAATTTCAGTAAACCATAGATAGTGCTATATATTAATCCTGAGCCAATTGATAAATGGATTGATCGACTGTACTGTTGGTCGTTAACATTGTCAGTCTGTTATTAAACTTTCACAATCGTAGGGATCCAAATGATTACTTAGTGGACTTCATAGTATGATaaccatattttatttttctaagCTGACGATGTGCTGTACAGTAAAGAATGTTCGAACATGTATTCGGACGCCCCATATGCATGTACAGACCGTACTGGTTGGTGTATGAGAGAAGATGAACTGTGTGATGGATTTAAAACGTGTGATAATGCTGATGATGAAGATCGTACAGACTGCAGTAAGTCAAATAAGTTAAGGGGACTTGTTGATGAGAATCTGTACAGCTAAAAGACCGTGTACTGGTATAAAACAACCATCATTCTGGTCAAATAATGACATAGGTTATAACGGACAGATAGTTCAAGTTTCGCTGACagattgtacaaaatatatcatttatagtTAAAACGATGAATTTTTAACCATCTTGTATTACTTACCATCTTGTATTACTTACCATCTTGTATTACTTACCATATTGTATTACTTACCATCTTGTATTACTTACCATATTGTATTACTTACCATCTTGTATTACTTACCATATTGTATTACTTACCATCTTGTATTACTTACCATATTGTATTACTTACCATCTTGTATTACTTACCATATTGTATTACTTACCATCTTGTATTACTTACCATCTTGTATTACTTACCATATTGTATTACTTACCATCTTGTATTACTTACCATCTTGTATTACTTACCATCTTGTATTACTTACCATCTTGTATCACTTACCATCTTGTATCACTTACCATCTTGTATCACTTACCATCTTGTATCACTTACCATCTTGTATTACTTACCATCTTGTATTACTTACCATCTTGTATTACTTACCATCTTGTATTACTTACCATCTTGTATTACTTACCATCTTGTATTACTTACCATCTTGTATTACTTACCATCTTGTATCTTGTTATACCCAAACCTCTTGaagtattgttttcaaactaaAGTTCTGTCTAACACTTTCTATGTCATTTGATTTAATCCCTTgatattattgtatttttaattaacGATTGTCAACAGACATTAAATTTTAGTTTCTGACATTGAGTTAGAGAACTTTCTGATAACAAAAGTGCAAATCCAATTTTCACACATTATAGTTAGATGTCCCAATAACAGACAAAATTGACAGACGTGAGTGATTTGTATATTAGGGTAAATATTCTACTCTACTATACCTATGTACAAGTTTTATAAATGACCTGGttaaacaaatacaaccactcaGTGCAACTACGACGCTGAggataaaacaatattttttagcGTCAGATGTCGATTTATATGTAAGtaaacagtaaataaataattatataaataaataaataaataaataaataaacaaataattgaacgaataaataaataaatatatgctTAGGGTAAGTGagatttacatttcattttaatggaATTCAAACAAGTACATGTTCTAAGGTTCTTCGGGAGACTATTCCAGTTTAACTccatgaaaaacaaaactttttctTAAAAATCTGTGTATAATGTTTAGGTATGTACAAATAATTCCTAGATGTTGATCTCGTACGATAACTATGTACAATATCAACAagtttaaatatatttagatCCACTCTGGTGTCTTAAAATGAATGATTTGTACGACAGAATGGGGAGAGACAGATAGAAATGGATGCACAAAGCCAAGGCAAATCGGAAGCACCAATGTCGAAGATTTGAAAAAACAAATCCTAGAGGCACAGAACTACTACAGATGTCTTCATGGAGTACCACCATTGGTTTGGAATAATAAACTGGAAAAGTTTGCCAGGAAAGTAGCATGGAGAAACGCAGCTAAAGGTGACATCGACCATACCCAAGACCCTATATATGGTGAAAACATTGATATGAAAGAGTTAGTAAATGCTGACGGACAAAGTGGTATGTTCTACTAAAAATCATATCTTTGTTTGCCGAACACAATTTATACAATAATAGTTACTCCTTGTCCGTAATCCATGTATAGTAGATAACTGCGTTAATTTGGTTTATTCATTGTGTCTGACACCAACCATATTATTCCATTCAGTTCATTGGTATATTCATTGTGTCTGACACCAACCATATTATTCCATTAAGTTCATTGGTATATTCATTGTGTCTGACACCAACCATATTATTCCATTCAGTTCATTGGTATAGTTGGTATATTCATTGTGTCTGACACCAACCATATTATTCCATTCAGTTCATTGGTATACTTGGTATATTCATTGTGTCTGACACCAACCATATTATTCCATTCAGTTCATTGGTATAGTTGGTATATTCATTGTGTCTGACACCAaccatattatttcattcagttcATTGGTATACTTGGTATATTCATTGTGTCTGACACCAACCATATTATTCCATTCAGTTCATTGGTATAGTTGGTATATTCATTGTGTCTGACACCAaccatattatttcattcagttcATTAGTATAGTTGGTATATTCATTGTGTCTGACACCAaccatattatttcattcagttcATTGGTATAGTTGGTATATTCATTGTGTCTGACACCAACCATATTATTCCATTCAGTTCATTAGTATAGTTGGTATATTCATTGTGTCTGACACCAaccatattatttcattcagttcATTAGTATAGTTGGTATATTCATTGTGTCTGACACCAaccatattatttcattcagttcATTAGTATAGTTGGTATATTCATTGTGTCTGACACCAACCATATTATTCCATTCAGTTCATTAGTATAGTTGGTAGTACACAGGTGCTATGTAGATGTGACATAACAGCTGTACACCGTATTGTTTTGCACAATTCATAATGtacaatttgtcaaattttgcaCAGCATGTTTGGCACCAAACACAGacatgaatgaataaataaataattgcatTAAGATTTACAAACTATATTGGTCATTTATATCTGGACACATATTAATATGTACTTGTCTTTCAAAGAAAAGCgggttattttaaaaaaaatatattttccaaCCCAGTAATTACTATACATTATAAGTACATGTCATGTAACTGATATCTCATTTCATATTGGGGAAAAGTATACTAATTATATTTGCAATCATTGCATACATTGTAGTCTTGTAAATATAATGtagtaaaataaattgaaataaacagTATTAAAACAGTCAAGCAATGTATTATATCACTTACATTTAACACGCTTTATGGTTTGTTTAACAGGATTTGGATTTGCCACCAATTGGTACAGAGAAATTGGTGATTATGATTTCGATAAGCCTAGTCCATTTGGAAGAACAGGTTAGTTAATTTTGACGAGGAGTGACGTCATGCATGAGTATATGCATGAATTGTAATTTACTTGTGACGTCACCTACTTGGTATAATCTATTTAATATTCAGAGTGTTTTTTAATTCTCTTTGCATATTATTACCTGATagtttatttgaacaaatttattttcaagacattttcTTATTTACAGGACACTTTACGGCATTAGTTTGGAAAGGGACAAAGAAAGTTGGATGTGATTTCGCCAGCAAGAAAGGTTACTTCTACAATTTGTACGTAGCTGTTTGTAATTATAAGCCGATGGGAAATTATTTAACCGTCGAGGCATTCAAAGAAAACGTTCTACCGCCACAGTAGGGATGACTTTCACCTGTAGTCTGTAATGACATTCCtagacattgtaccagctaatcacatttctagacattgtaccagctaCTCACATTCCTAGACACTGTACcagctaatcacatttctagacattgtaccagctaatcacatttctagacattgtaccagctaatcacatttctagacattgtaccagctaCTCACATTCCTATACATTGTACCTgttaatcacatttctagacattgtaccagctactcacatttctagacattgtaccagctaCTCACATTCCTATACATTGTACCAGCTACtcacatttctagacattgtactagctaatcacatttctagacattgtaccagctaCTCACATTCCTAGACATTGTAAcagctaatcacatttctagacattgtaccagctactcacatttctacacattgtaccagctaatcacatttctggacattgtaccagctaatcacatttctagacattgtaccagctactcacatttctacacattgtaccagctactcacatttctagacattgtaccagctactcacatttctagacattgtaccagctaatcacatttctggacattgtaccagctaatcacatttctacacattgtaccagctactcacatttctagacattgtaccagctactcacatttctacacattgtaccagctactcacatttctagacattgtaccagctactcacatttctagacattgtaccagctactcacatttctagacattgtaccagctaatcacatttctagacattgtaccacctactcacatttctagacattgtaccagctactcacatttctagacattgtaccagctactcacatttctagacattgtaccagctactcacatttctagacattgtaccagctaatcacatttctagacattgtaccacctactcacatttctagacattgtaccagctactcacatttctacacattgtaccagctaatcacatttctagacagtgtaccagctaatcacatttctagacattgtaccagctaatcacatttctagacattgtaccagctactcacatttctagacattgtaccagctacttacatttctagacattgtaccagctaCTTACATTTCTACACATTGTACcagctaatcacatttctagacattgtaccagctaatcacatttctagacattgtaccagctaatcacatttctagacattgtaccagctactcacatttctagacattgtactagctaatcacatttctagacattgtaccagctactcacatttctagacagtgtaccagctaatcacatttctagacattgtaccagctaatcacatttctagacattgtaccagctaatcacatttctacacattgtaccagctaatcacatttctacacattgtaccagctaatcacatttctagacattgtaccagctactcacatttctagacagtgtaccagctaatcacatttctagacattgtaccagctactcacatttctagacattgtgccagctaatcacatttctagacattgtaccagctaatcacatttctagacattgtaccagctaatcacatttctagacattgtaccagctactcacatttctagacattgtaccagctaatcacatttctagacattgtaccagctaatcacatttctagacattgtaccagctaatcacatttctagacattgtaccagctaatcacatttctagacattgtaccagctaatcacatttctagacagtgtaccagctaatcacatttctagacattgtaccagctaatcacatttctagacagtgtaccagctaatcacatttctagacattgtaccagctaatcacatttctagacattgtaccagctactcacatttctagacattgtaccagctaCTCACATTTCTAGACAGTGTACCAGCTACTCACATTTCTATACATTGTACCAGCTACTCACATTTCTAGACAGTGTACcagctaatcacatttctagacattgtaccagctaatcacatttctacacattgtaccagctactcacatttctagacattgtaccagctactcacatttctagacattgtaccagctaCTCACATTTCTAGACAGTGTACCAGCTACTCACATTTCTATACATTGTACCAGCTACtcacatttctagacattgtaccagctaatcacatttctagacagtgtaccagctaatcacatttctagacattgtaccagctaatcacatttctagacattgtaccagctaCTCACATTTCTAGACAGTGTACCAGCTACTCACATTTCTATACATTGTACCAGCTACTCACATTTCTAGACAGTGTACCAGCTACtcacatttctagacattgtaccagctaatcacatttctagacattgtatcagctaatcacatttctagacattgtaccagctaCTCACTTTTCTAGACAGTGTACCAGCTACTCACATTCCtagacattgtaccagctaatcacatttctagacattgtaccagctaatcacatttctagacattgtaccagctactgacatttctagacattgtaccagctaatcacatttctacacattgtaccagctaatcacatttctacacattgtaccagctaatcacatttctagacattgtaccagctaCTGACATTTCTAGACATTGTTCCAGCTACTGACATTTCtagacattgtaccagctactcacatttctatacattgtaccagctaatcacatttctagaaAGTGTACCAGCTACTGACATTTCTAGACAGTGTACCAGCTACtcacatttctagacattgtaccagctaatcacatttctagacattgtaccagctactcacatttctagacattgtaccagctaatcacatttctagacattgtaccagctaatcacatttctagacattgtaccagctaATCACATTCCtagacattgtaccagctactcacatttctagacattgtACTAGCTACTCTCATGTATAGACACTGTGAACTTATATCAAGTCATCTAATTTGTCTTACAATAATAAAGGAGTGTCACCATCAACACGTTCCTTTTGTCTAtgagtttgtatgtatgtgtgttacttCCTCACATTTGTTAATTAAGTGTTTGAAATGACCTTTCCTAACAGCCATTCCCCCCTTTCAATGATTTCCATAACGTTATCTTTTTTACATTGTAAGCGAAAACGAAAACGTAAAGATAACTAGAAGATAAAAAACTGCCAGTGTACATTAATACGTTCTTAGAAATTGTGACAGCAAAAATTCCAGCAATCGTAGAAAGACGATGTCATAGCTGTCGATATTTTGGTAATGAATTACGGTATGCAATTAAGTCATCTTTCGATACCCTATTAaccatatctgtctgtctgtctgtctgtctgtctgtctgtctgtctgtctgtctgtctgtctgcccgcccgcccgcccgtccgtttgcctgcctgcctgcctgtctgtctgtctgtctgtctgtctgtctgtctgcccgttcccccccctctctctctctctctctctctctctctctctctctctctctctctctctctctctctctctctctctcagtaaTAATTGGCGTAGTTACCATACAATCCTTCATCACACTCTGTACTAATAATACTGTGGCTATGTCattaaaatgacgtcattcagtGTAGGCCAGGTGATATAGATGCCATCAATTTGCAATGTTGGGATATTTATATCACAGTCCATCGACGTCTACTAATGACTTGGTGTCACATGTTAATGTTATTTACAGACCAGTGGCCAGCTGTTATGTCATTAGGATAACAATCGTATTAATCAGCAAATGCCAGGGGATACATTATGATAATGAAAACAGGTGTGCAGCATTCGAAATTTATTACAGCAATGTCAATCTCTTGACAACATGACAGAATTAATTAGgtacaaatatattaattaattcatttaacTTCTATATAAGGGGACGTAATTCGTAAGGATGTCATTATGTACAATCAAGTTACCTTGCAGTTAGAGAAGACAATATGTACACCGTGTCTGCTGTACTCGTTCTCCTATTTGTTGGACGGTCTATGTGTGGATCGTTCCCCAAAATGAACCTGCGGGTAAGTGTCTTTATATCATATTGTGATTCTATCACAGTCATTTCTTTTCAGATATAGACAGAATTTATTCAGACGATCAAGGTATAGTGATGTTTATTTCAGATCGAGTGAATGATTTGGTCGGGCTAGGTTCTTACAAATCTATCAACAGTCTAAACGTCAATACAATAGATTGTCGAATACAAGAATACTTCAAAGATGGACATCTCCAATTAAGCCAAATAGTGAAATGGAATGCATCTAACTACCAGTACTGAAACACCAAGCGAAGGATGCTAATGCGAGTCAGATTGAAGAAAACCAATCTGTGTGTTGTCATAGTTATAGTCATAGTTATAGTCATAGACATAGTCATGGTTAGAAAACCAATCTGAGTGTTGTCATAGTAAAAGTTATAGTTATAGTCATAGACATAGTTATAGTCATAGTTATAGATATAGACATAGTCATAGttatagacatagacatagttatagacatagacatagttGTAGTTATAGTTATAGTCATAGTTAAGTCATAGTCATAGTCATAGTTATAGTTATAGACATAGTTATAGTCATAGTTATAGTCATAGACATAGTCATAGTTATAGTCATAGTCATAGTcatagttatagttatagtCATAGACATAGTCATAGTTATAgtcatagacatagacatagtcATAGTTATAGACAGACATAGTTATAGTTATAGACATAGTcatagttatagttatagtCATAGTTATAGTCATAGACATAGTCATAGTTATAgtcatagacatagacatagtcATAGTTATAGACAGACATAGTTATAGTTATAGAcatagttatagttatagttatagaCATAGTTATAGACATAGTTATAGTCATAGttatagacatagacatagtcATAGTTAGAAAACCAACCTGAGTGTTCTGTCATAGTCAAAGTTAAACAAAACTATTCTTATCAGTTTAGTTTCAAGATGTTCATGTAATTTGACACTTAGATATGCTATAATAAGATATCATTAAATTCGTACAGCAGTATTTGACACATATTGATAACCTCTATACTTACCCCAAGATAATAGTAAGTGACATTCCGTTATCATTACTTACTGTTTATCAACCTAAActataatatgaaaatataattcatacaaaataaagtctatatttatCGATGCAACTAATaagtattattttcatttctgtatCCTTAGGATTATGATGAAAGGTCCGACGATTTCGAAAAACGAAGTAAGTTATTCTTGTCACCGTAATAGTTGATTGTTTTATTCTAATTTGTACTGTAAACATTAAATTGACACTTTGTACTGTAAACACTAAATTGACACTTTGTGCTGTAAACATTAAATTGACACTTTGTGCTGTAAACATTAAATTGACACTTTGTACTGTAAACACTAAATTGACACTTTGTGCTGTAAACATTAAATTGACACTTTGTGCTGTAAACATTAAATTGACACTTTGTGCTGTAAACATTAAATTGGCACTTTGTGCTGTAAACATTAAATTGACACTTTGTGCTGTAAACATTAAATTGACACTTTGTACTGTAAACACTAAATTGACACTTTGTGCTGTAAACACTAAATT
This is a stretch of genomic DNA from Glandiceps talaboti chromosome 9, keGlaTala1.1, whole genome shotgun sequence. It encodes these proteins:
- the LOC144440426 gene encoding Golgi-associated plant pathogenesis-related protein 1-like; the protein is MYSDAPYACTDRTGWCMREDELCDGFKTCDNADDEDRTDCKWGETDRNGCTKPRQIGSTNVEDLKKQILEAQNYYRCLHGVPPLVWNNKLEKFARKVAWRNAAKGDIDHTQDPIYGENIDMKELVNADGQSGFGFATNWYREIGDYDFDKPSPFGRTGHFTALVWKGTKKVGCDFASKKGYFYNLYVAVCNYKPMGNYLTVEAFKENVLPPQ